AGCGTCCTGCGCGACTCCGGCTACCGCCCCGACCACGAGAAGCAGCAGGGACCGCCGGTGGAGATGCAGCGCATCTCCGAGGGCGTGGCGCGGCTGTTCGGCCCGGACGCCGAGCACCTGCGCGTGGACCCCGAACTCGCGGCCCGCCTCCTGCTCGGCCTCGTGTTCACCAACCGCATGCAAGGCGCGGGGTTCGGCGACTCGGCCGCCGACACCGACCAGCTCGTCGAACTTTTCCTGCACGGAGCACTGAAGGGGGACAGGTGAACGACCTGATGATCGAGGCGACGGACGTCGGCAAGGCGTTCGGCGCGCACAAGGCACTGGACGGGGTGAGCGTCGCCGTCCCGAAGGGCACCGTCCTGGGCCTGCTCGGCCACAACGGCGCCGGCAAGACAACCCTGGTCAACGTCCTGACCACCATGCTCCCGCCGGACGCGGGCACCGCGAAGGTGGCCGGGTTCGACGTGGTCCGCCAGGCCCACCAGGTCCGCAGCCGGATCGGGCTCACCGGCCAGTTCGCCTCGGTGGACGAAGGCCTGTCCGGCCTGGACAACCTGGTCCTCATCGCCCGCCTGCTGGGCGCGTCGACCAAGGAGGCCCGCAAGCGCGCCACCGAGCTGCTGGAGCTGTTCGACCTCACCGACGCGGCCAAGCGCCCCTCCCGCACCTACTCGGGCGGCATGCGGCGCCGGCTGGACCTGGCGGCGAGCCTCGTCGGCCACCCCGAGGTGATCTTCCTGGACGAGCCGACCACCGGCCTGGACCCGGCCAGCCGCCTGGGGCTGTGGGAGATCGTGGAACGCCTGGTCACCGACGGCACGACCGTCCTGCTGACCACGCAGTACCTGGACGAGGCCGACCGCCTGGCCGACCGGATCACCGTGCTGGCCCAGGGCAAGGTCGTCGCCGCGG
This DNA window, taken from Saccharothrix variisporea, encodes the following:
- a CDS encoding ATP-binding cassette domain-containing protein, whose product is MNDLMIEATDVGKAFGAHKALDGVSVAVPKGTVLGLLGHNGAGKTTLVNVLTTMLPPDAGTAKVAGFDVVRQAHQVRSRIGLTGQFASVDEGLSGLDNLVLIARLLGASTKEARKRATELLELFDLTDAAKRPSRTYSGGMRRRLDLAASLVGHPEVIFLDEPTTGLDPASRLGLWEIVERLVTDGTTVLLTTQYLDEADRLADRITVLAQGKVVAAGTSAELKAQVGQRTVTVTLADVSDVPKAQEALERAGMQPVPALNTLTAPVTSSRELAVVVRALDEVGLEATELALGEPTLDDVYLTLAAHAA